From Microcoleus sp. bin38.metabat.b11b12b14.051, one genomic window encodes:
- a CDS encoding SH3 domain-containing protein: protein MEALALSHSFVAYESPESELQLELKIPTSAVVGVAGLAVALSVLSVGGEAQASCHYKRCGGGHHRSSYGEVATNGGRLNIRHKPNGCSHVIGKLYNGDNVALSGRYRHGWAELEGGGWVSSAWIE from the coding sequence ATGGAAGCACTAGCATTGAGCCACTCTTTTGTTGCTTATGAATCTCCAGAGTCTGAACTCCAACTGGAATTGAAAATTCCTACTTCAGCAGTGGTAGGCGTTGCAGGTCTGGCAGTAGCCCTGTCTGTTCTGAGTGTCGGTGGCGAAGCCCAGGCCAGTTGCCACTACAAGCGCTGCGGCGGCGGTCACCACCGTAGCAGCTACGGTGAAGTTGCCACCAACGGTGGCAGACTGAATATCCGCCACAAGCCCAATGGCTGTTCTCATGTCATCGGTAAGTTGTATAACGGAGACAATGTGGCATTGAGCGGTCGTTACAGACACGGCTGGGCAGAACTTGAAGGTGGCGGCTGGGTATCCAGTGCCTGGATCGAGTAA
- a CDS encoding aspartate carbamoyltransferase catalytic subunit — MTWKRRHILTLADFTSDEYDTVLQTAASFREVLGRRTKKVPALQGQVVANLFFEPSTRTRNSFELAAKRLSADTLNFTPGSSSLTKGETILDTAKTYLAMGTDLMVIRHEQAGVPSTIASSMDRLGSKVSVLNAGDGQHEHPSQGLLDLFTICSLLDAERPRLELLAGKKIAVVGDILHSRVARSNIWSLTASGAEVHLAGPPTLLPLLFAEWGHVGEGKLFLHWQLEPALADADFVMTLRLQKERMSQHLLPSLREYHSLYGVTRDRLKLCKPSVKLLHPGPVNRGVEISSDLMDDPQFSLISEQVTSGVAVRMALLYLIGGGKV; from the coding sequence ATGACTTGGAAAAGGCGACACATTCTCACTCTGGCTGATTTTACTTCCGACGAATACGACACGGTGCTGCAAACCGCAGCAAGTTTTCGGGAGGTACTCGGTCGCCGCACCAAGAAAGTGCCTGCGTTGCAGGGTCAAGTGGTGGCGAATTTGTTTTTTGAACCTTCTACCCGGACTCGCAACAGTTTTGAGTTGGCGGCGAAGCGGCTGTCGGCGGATACCCTAAATTTTACACCAGGAAGTTCTTCTCTGACCAAGGGAGAGACGATTCTGGATACAGCTAAGACTTATCTGGCGATGGGAACCGATTTGATGGTGATCCGGCACGAACAAGCCGGAGTTCCCAGCACCATTGCTTCGTCCATGGATCGCTTGGGTTCAAAAGTCAGCGTTCTCAATGCTGGGGACGGCCAGCACGAACACCCCTCCCAAGGTTTGCTAGACTTATTTACTATCTGTTCTCTGTTAGATGCCGAACGCCCGCGCCTGGAACTTTTAGCGGGCAAAAAAATTGCTGTGGTCGGAGATATCTTGCATTCGCGGGTGGCTAGATCTAATATTTGGAGTCTTACTGCTTCAGGGGCCGAGGTGCATTTGGCCGGGCCGCCGACTTTGCTACCGCTGTTGTTTGCTGAGTGGGGCCATGTTGGTGAAGGTAAGTTATTTTTGCACTGGCAGCTTGAACCTGCTTTGGCAGATGCTGATTTTGTGATGACTTTGCGGCTGCAAAAGGAACGGATGAGCCAGCATTTGCTGCCGAGTTTGCGAGAGTACCATTCTTTGTATGGGGTGACGCGCGATCGGCTCAAGCTGTGCAAGCCGTCTGTGAAGCTGTTGCACCCCGGCCCGGTTAACCGCGGCGTGGAAATTAGCTCGGATTTGATGGACGATCCCCAATTTAGCTTGATCTCTGAGCAAGTTACCAGCGGCGTAGCGGTGCGGATGGCCTTACTGTATCTGATCGGTGGCGGTAAAGTTTAG